The Anabaena sp. WA102 genome contains a region encoding:
- a CDS encoding ABC1 kinase family protein, which yields MMVKTLPPSSRTSQEDSRGGELSVIEVVAEQSTQTVVIKSAQASQQPRHKVRTGSEPESVLYDPVEIAAQYSGRFLQVVRRILTVLKPILAFVFGLWWDKQWRILVKNERRRAVQLRELLTKLGPAYIKIGQALSTRPDLVPPIYLEELTRLQDQLPAFPNEIAYQFIQEELGATPSEIYAEFSLQPIAAASLGQVYKGRLKTGEEVAIKVQRPDLRERITIDLYILRKLAAWVQRNLKRVRSDLVGILDELGDRIFEEMDYIHEGENAERFFELYGHMKDIYVPKIYWEYTNRRVLTMEWINGIKLTQPEKIAALGINARYLIEVGVQCSLRQLLEHGFFHADPHPGNLLATMDGKLAYLDFGMMSEVKPAQRYGLIEAIVHVVNREFDSLAKDYVKLEFLTPETDLTPIIPAFAKVFANAQGASVADLNIKSITDDLSALMYEYPFRVPPYYALIIRSLVTLEGIAIYIDPNFKVLSEAYPYVAKRLLTDPANELRTSLQELLFKDGKFRWNRLENLLKNARSNQEYDLNLVVNQGVEFLSSDRGAFIRDRLVDEFFNSIDAVSKNALHNFTYVLREKVGITAVHQIPSASVEQQQTLEYIKRIAGILRDTKGFDATKFAPQLAQIIVNPGVQLLSQQIATRVTQKAVTRVIRDLLASE from the coding sequence ATGATGGTTAAGACACTTCCCCCTAGTTCTCGAACAAGTCAGGAGGACAGTCGCGGAGGCGAATTGTCCGTGATTGAGGTAGTAGCAGAACAAAGTACACAGACGGTAGTAATCAAATCGGCGCAGGCTTCTCAACAGCCAAGGCACAAAGTGAGGACAGGATCTGAACCGGAGTCGGTGCTGTATGATCCTGTGGAAATAGCAGCACAGTATAGTGGGCGATTCCTGCAAGTTGTCCGGCGGATTCTGACGGTTTTAAAACCAATTCTTGCCTTTGTCTTCGGGTTATGGTGGGATAAGCAATGGAGAATTTTGGTTAAAAATGAACGTCGTCGCGCTGTTCAACTGAGAGAATTATTAACAAAGCTAGGACCAGCTTACATTAAAATTGGTCAAGCTTTATCCACTAGACCAGATCTAGTCCCACCAATTTACCTAGAAGAATTAACTAGACTCCAAGATCAATTACCAGCTTTTCCTAATGAAATAGCTTACCAATTTATTCAGGAAGAATTGGGAGCAACACCGTCAGAAATTTACGCAGAATTTTCGTTACAACCGATTGCGGCGGCTTCCTTGGGACAAGTATATAAAGGCAGATTGAAAACTGGGGAAGAAGTAGCGATTAAAGTCCAACGTCCAGATTTACGGGAACGAATTACGATAGATTTGTATATTTTGCGGAAACTGGCTGCTTGGGTACAGCGGAATCTCAAACGGGTACGTAGTGATTTAGTCGGAATTTTGGATGAGTTAGGCGATCGCATTTTTGAAGAAATGGACTATATTCATGAAGGCGAAAATGCAGAACGCTTTTTTGAATTATATGGTCACATGAAGGATATTTATGTACCAAAAATTTACTGGGAATACACCAACCGTCGCGTTTTAACGATGGAGTGGATTAACGGCATCAAATTAACTCAACCCGAAAAAATCGCCGCTTTAGGAATCAATGCCCGGTATTTAATTGAAGTTGGAGTCCAATGTTCTTTGCGTCAATTATTAGAACATGGATTTTTCCACGCTGACCCCCACCCAGGTAACTTGTTAGCGACAATGGATGGTAAATTAGCTTATCTCGATTTTGGCATGATGAGCGAAGTAAAACCAGCCCAACGTTATGGTTTAATTGAAGCAATTGTCCACGTCGTTAATCGGGAATTTGATAGTTTAGCAAAAGACTATGTAAAGCTAGAATTCCTCACTCCCGAAACAGACCTAACTCCGATTATTCCTGCTTTTGCCAAAGTATTTGCTAACGCCCAAGGTGCAAGTGTCGCGGATTTGAATATTAAAAGTATCACCGATGATTTATCGGCTTTAATGTATGAATATCCTTTCCGTGTTCCCCCATATTACGCCTTAATTATTCGTTCGCTTGTGACTTTGGAAGGAATTGCAATCTATATAGATCCCAATTTCAAAGTTCTCAGTGAAGCCTATCCTTATGTTGCTAAAAGGCTGTTAACAGATCCCGCAAACGAGTTAAGAACATCATTACAAGAATTACTGTTTAAAGATGGGAAATTCCGCTGGAATCGCTTAGAAAACCTGCTAAAAAATGCCCGCAGTAACCAAGAATATGATCTGAACTTAGTCGTTAATCAAGGAGTAGAATTTCTCTCCTCTGACCGAGGTGCATTTATTCGTGATAGATTAGTTGATGAATTTTTCAACAGTATAGATGCTGTCAGTAAAAATGCCTTACACAACTTCACTTATGTACTTCGAGAAAAGGTAGGAATTACCGCAGTTCATCAAATTCCTTCAGCCTCAGTTGAACAACAACAAACCTTAGAATATATTAAACGCATTGCGGGAATTTTACGAGACACTAAAGGCTTTGATGCCACAAAATTTGCTCCTCAATTAGCCCAAATTATTGTTAATCCAGGAGTCCAACTTTTAAGTCAACAAATTGCCACTCGCGTCACCCAGAAAGCCGTAACTCGCGTCATTCGGGACTTATTAGCATCTGAATAA
- the devC gene encoding ABC transporter permease DevC → MILNIPLAWLQLAKQKVRFLVALAGIAFISVLMFMQIGFQDALYASATQVHKHLRGDLFLISSQYKSLTSTQSFPRSRLYQILGFNGIESVEPLYVQFAKLKNPLNGRKYPIYVLGFDPVKSIFRLPEIDQDFQLLKIPDQVFFDRAARPEFGPIAEYFQKNKPISMEIFSYLGTVGYKVKVSGLFTLGPSFGVDGNLIVSSSTFFRIFPERRANELDIGSINLQPHVNPKTILATLSANLPDDVTVMTRQEFIDFEKSYWTLRTPIGFVFNLMVTMGFVVGVIVVYQILYSNISSHFVQFATLKAMGFRNKYLLNVVFQQAIILAVLGYIPGFAISLGLYDIAKDATKLPIVMDINKGLLVFTSVIIMCLTSGFFSTNKLRKVDPAEIFN, encoded by the coding sequence ATGATTTTAAATATACCTTTAGCTTGGCTACAATTAGCAAAGCAAAAAGTACGCTTTCTTGTAGCATTAGCGGGTATTGCTTTTATTTCTGTTTTAATGTTTATGCAAATTGGGTTTCAAGATGCTCTTTATGCCAGTGCGACTCAAGTACATAAACATCTTCGAGGTGATTTGTTTTTAATTAGCTCCCAATATAAATCCTTGACTTCTACTCAAAGTTTTCCTCGCAGTCGTTTATATCAGATATTAGGTTTTAATGGGATTGAATCAGTTGAACCTTTATATGTCCAATTTGCTAAACTGAAAAATCCTCTCAATGGTCGCAAATATCCTATTTATGTCCTGGGATTTGATCCGGTTAAATCCATATTTAGATTACCCGAAATAGATCAAGATTTTCAATTACTCAAAATTCCTGATCAAGTATTTTTTGACCGAGCCGCACGTCCAGAATTTGGACCAATTGCTGAATATTTCCAGAAAAATAAACCTATCAGTATGGAGATATTTAGTTATTTAGGAACAGTTGGTTACAAGGTTAAAGTTAGTGGGTTATTTACCCTTGGGCCTTCTTTTGGTGTGGATGGTAATTTAATAGTCAGTTCTTCTACTTTTTTTAGAATCTTTCCAGAACGCAGAGCAAATGAACTAGATATAGGCTCAATTAATCTGCAACCTCATGTTAACCCAAAAACAATTTTAGCAACCTTATCTGCTAATTTACCTGATGATGTCACAGTGATGACTCGCCAAGAATTTATTGATTTTGAAAAAAGCTATTGGACATTAAGAACACCGATTGGATTTGTGTTTAATTTGATGGTAACGATGGGTTTTGTTGTTGGTGTCATTGTTGTTTATCAAATCCTTTATAGTAATATATCAAGCCATTTTGTCCAATTTGCTACACTCAAGGCCATGGGATTTAGAAATAAATATCTTTTGAATGTTGTTTTTCAGCAAGCTATAATTTTAGCTGTCTTGGGTTATATTCCCGGTTTTGCTATCTCTCTAGGACTATATGATATTGCCAAAGATGCAACTAAATTACCAATTGTTATGGATATAAATAAGGGTTTATTAGTATTTACGTCTGTGATTATTATGTGCTTAACTTCTGGTTTCTTTTCTACTAATAAATTACGTAAGGTAGATCCAGCAGAAATTTTTAATTAA
- a CDS encoding ABC exporter membrane fusion protein, whose amino-acid sequence MVHKEKHSLIKPVSLWPIMLASSGVIATSLISLYSLSYFQKHSKSTSTISPIIPISAPTITAVAALGRLEPQGEVIRLSAPNSQTGIRVNQLLVKKGDKIRQGQVVAILDSYIPNLAALEKAKRQVEVSQANLQQVEAGAKRGDISAQKAAISRLEVELRGSISTQKATIARLEAELKNSETENKRYQKLYEDGAISASDADTKKLRRDTVQEQLNEANANLKRTVETLQKQLSESEARLNSIAEIRPTDVQLAQANIKSAIASVQQAQAELDLSYIRSPINGQVLKINAWPGEIIANKGILELGQTQQMYVVAEVYETDIKKVRLGQSATITGDAFAGKLQGTVTDIGLQVGRQNIFNTNPGSDTDNKIVDVKIRIDKLADNQRVSNLTNLQVQALIQI is encoded by the coding sequence ATGGTACACAAAGAAAAGCACTCATTAATAAAACCTGTGAGTTTGTGGCCGATAATGTTAGCAAGTTCTGGAGTTATAGCTACTAGTCTAATATCTCTCTATAGCCTTTCATATTTTCAGAAACATTCTAAATCAACTTCTACAATATCTCCTATTATCCCTATTTCTGCACCTACCATTACTGCTGTTGCTGCTTTAGGACGGTTAGAACCCCAAGGAGAAGTAATTCGTCTTTCCGCACCCAATTCTCAGACAGGGATAAGAGTTAATCAACTTTTGGTGAAAAAAGGAGACAAAATTCGTCAAGGACAAGTAGTAGCAATTCTTGATAGTTATATTCCTAATCTTGCAGCTTTAGAAAAAGCAAAACGACAAGTAGAAGTCAGTCAAGCGAATCTTCAGCAAGTAGAAGCAGGGGCGAAAAGAGGTGATATTTCGGCTCAAAAAGCCGCAATTTCCCGTTTAGAAGTGGAATTACGAGGATCAATTTCTACCCAAAAAGCCACAATTGCTCGTCTAGAAGCTGAACTAAAAAATTCAGAAACCGAAAATAAACGATATCAGAAATTATATGAAGATGGTGCTATTTCTGCTTCTGATGCAGATACTAAAAAATTACGCAGGGATACTGTGCAAGAACAACTTAATGAAGCTAATGCTAACCTGAAACGGACTGTAGAAACTTTGCAAAAACAGTTAAGTGAGTCTGAAGCTAGACTTAATAGTATTGCAGAAATTCGTCCTACAGATGTGCAACTAGCTCAAGCAAATATAAAAAGTGCGATCGCATCTGTTCAACAAGCTCAAGCGGAGTTAGATTTAAGTTATATTCGTTCACCTATTAATGGTCAAGTCCTAAAAATTAATGCTTGGCCAGGAGAAATAATTGCCAATAAAGGGATATTAGAACTAGGACAAACTCAACAAATGTATGTAGTTGCAGAAGTTTACGAAACTGACATTAAAAAAGTTCGTTTAGGTCAATCAGCAACTATCACGGGTGACGCTTTCGCAGGAAAATTACAAGGGACAGTTACAGATATTGGTTTACAAGTTGGCAGACAAAATATCTTTAACACTAATCCTGGTTCAGATACAGATAATAAAATAGTTGATGTAAAAATTCGCATTGATAAATTAGCAGATAATCAACGAGTTTCTAATTTAACTAATTTACAAGTCCAGGCACTTATTCAGATATAA
- the aroH gene encoding chorismate mutase has translation MKWQMRAIRGATTVAENSVEAIRDSVTELLDELEQRNKLQPDDMISVTFSVTKDLDAIFPAAIARSRPLWDSVAMLDVQQMHVEGSLQRCIRFLIHANLPTSTPIHHVYLRHAAKLRPDWSLPQTLQTSQQVVETKV, from the coding sequence GTGAAATGGCAAATGCGAGCAATTCGGGGTGCAACAACTGTTGCAGAAAATAGTGTTGAAGCAATTCGAGATTCAGTGACAGAATTATTAGATGAATTGGAGCAAAGAAATAAACTCCAACCGGACGATATGATTAGTGTGACTTTTTCAGTGACAAAGGATTTGGATGCTATTTTTCCAGCAGCGATCGCCCGCAGTCGTCCTTTGTGGGATAGTGTAGCTATGTTAGATGTCCAACAAATGCACGTTGAAGGAAGTTTACAGCGCTGTATTCGCTTTCTAATTCACGCTAATTTACCAACTTCTACGCCAATTCACCATGTTTATTTACGTCACGCTGCTAAATTGCGTCCCGATTGGAGTTTACCCCAAACGTTACAAACTTCACAGCAGGTAGTGGAGACGAAAGTTTAA
- a CDS encoding RNA-guided endonuclease InsQ/TnpB family protein — MQIRWRFKLQPNIGQQALMSEWLVTLRKHRNYCLAERQRGFETNNQKSDESVMYQYGAFSDLDSRIEYGSYCPLTCPIVKHGVMSSGLTKNSKKHGLSWGSPTDIQSKRTTELRSESEWYSRINSDVLQGNLAKLDIAYNGFFQHKRGFPAFRKAANFKTFQFKPGQVKLTVNRESNQPRCYSHAYFPGLRTMRYFDSRTIPVDADIRTVTVIKEADGWYMSVLLNLPESLPEVTEIETVKSAVGIDVGINKLISLSDGSFIENPKFATNKKVRRQLRIRQRRVNRKVKGSNNRKKAGKRVAKLHKKIADKRNDHQWKAANKVVNTAEAIVQEDLNVKAMKSRCKPKRQKGRFMPNGQSAKRGLNRSISDASWGDLFSKIAWLALKSGKPVLSVNPKFTSQECSACHHISKANRDGEKFICENCGHIDHADTQASRTILRRANLKFVSKDIKNLPADCGKVTLVRDDSASNGKQDQGKNRTSKVIPEKRILFEQLSLQLFD; from the coding sequence GTGCAAATACGCTGGAGATTCAAGCTACAACCGAATATTGGGCAACAAGCCTTAATGTCTGAGTGGCTTGTTACTTTGCGGAAACACAGAAATTATTGTTTAGCAGAACGTCAGCGCGGATTTGAAACTAATAACCAAAAATCAGATGAGTCTGTTATGTACCAATATGGCGCATTTTCAGACTTAGATAGTCGTATTGAATATGGTTCTTATTGCCCATTAACCTGCCCTATCGTTAAGCATGGCGTAATGTCCTCTGGGCTAACAAAAAATAGTAAGAAGCATGGTTTAAGCTGGGGTAGTCCGACTGATATTCAAAGTAAGAGAACAACTGAATTACGTTCTGAATCTGAATGGTATAGCCGAATTAATTCAGATGTTTTACAAGGTAATTTAGCTAAATTAGATATTGCTTATAACGGATTTTTTCAACACAAAAGGGGTTTTCCTGCGTTTCGTAAAGCAGCTAATTTTAAAACTTTTCAATTCAAGCCAGGACAAGTAAAATTAACCGTTAATCGTGAATCCAATCAGCCCCGATGCTATTCCCATGCCTACTTTCCTGGACTGAGGACTATGCGCTATTTTGATAGTCGGACTATTCCCGTAGATGCTGACATTAGGACGGTAACAGTAATTAAAGAAGCTGACGGATGGTACATGAGTGTATTACTCAATTTACCTGAATCGCTACCTGAAGTCACAGAAATTGAAACTGTCAAATCAGCGGTGGGTATTGACGTAGGAATTAATAAATTAATTTCTTTGTCGGATGGTTCATTTATTGAAAATCCTAAATTTGCAACTAACAAAAAAGTCCGTCGTCAATTAAGAATCAGACAGCGCCGGGTTAACCGTAAAGTCAAGGGTTCTAATAATCGTAAAAAAGCCGGGAAAAGAGTCGCCAAACTACATAAAAAGATTGCAGATAAACGGAATGATCATCAATGGAAAGCAGCCAATAAAGTTGTTAACACCGCTGAGGCAATTGTCCAAGAGGATCTAAATGTTAAGGCGATGAAGTCCCGCTGCAAACCTAAACGGCAGAAAGGGCGATTTATGCCTAATGGTCAATCTGCAAAACGTGGGTTAAATCGCTCTATTTCTGATGCCAGTTGGGGTGACTTATTTTCTAAAATCGCTTGGCTGGCATTGAAGTCTGGTAAGCCAGTATTATCCGTTAATCCTAAATTTACTTCTCAAGAATGTTCGGCTTGTCATCATATTAGTAAAGCTAACAGAGATGGCGAAAAGTTCATTTGTGAAAACTGCGGTCATATTGACCATGCTGATACTCAAGCCTCCCGGACAATTTTACGAAGAGCTAATTTAAAATTTGTCAGCAAAGACATTAAAAACCTACCTGCGGACTGCGGGAAAGTTACGCTTGTCAGAGATGATTCTGCCAGTAATGGCAAACAGGATCAGGGCAAGAACCGTACATCTAAGGTAATACCTGAAAAGCGGATATTATTCGAGCAGTTGTCTTTACAATTATTCGATTAA
- a CDS encoding MlaE family lipid ABC transporter permease subunit, which produces MAKSSLGTWSQRLLAATFLGGQVIFHLLQGKIHRRNTLEQLAIVGPDSFFIALLTAIFVGAVFTIQVAREFINFGAGNLVGGVLAVALTRELSPVLTAVVLAGRVGSAFAAEIGTMKVTEQIDALLMLKTDPIDYLVIPRLLACFIMLPVLTLLSLITGMSGGLLIATHIYNLSDTVFLDSARDFLDIWDIGNAMIKACCFGVLIAIIGCSWGLTTTGGAKGVGQSTTTAVVTALLVIFITNFFLSWVMFQGPGSGLSPGK; this is translated from the coding sequence ATGGCCAAATCCAGTTTAGGAACATGGAGTCAGCGCTTGCTGGCTGCGACCTTTTTAGGTGGACAAGTCATATTTCACCTCCTTCAAGGTAAAATTCACCGTCGTAACACCCTAGAACAATTGGCAATAGTCGGACCCGACTCTTTCTTCATTGCCCTATTAACAGCCATATTCGTGGGTGCAGTATTCACAATTCAGGTAGCACGGGAATTCATCAACTTCGGGGCAGGGAACCTCGTTGGGGGCGTATTAGCAGTAGCATTAACCAGAGAACTTAGCCCCGTATTGACAGCAGTAGTTTTAGCAGGACGGGTAGGTTCAGCTTTCGCAGCAGAAATCGGCACAATGAAAGTTACAGAACAAATAGATGCTCTGTTAATGTTAAAAACAGATCCCATTGATTATCTAGTTATTCCCAGACTTCTGGCTTGCTTCATCATGTTACCTGTCTTAACTTTGCTATCCTTAATCACAGGAATGTCTGGAGGATTGCTCATAGCCACCCATATTTACAACCTTTCCGATACAGTATTTCTAGACTCAGCCCGGGACTTTCTCGATATTTGGGATATTGGTAACGCCATGATTAAAGCCTGTTGCTTTGGTGTATTAATCGCCATTATCGGCTGTAGCTGGGGCTTGACTACCACAGGCGGTGCTAAAGGTGTAGGACAATCAACTACAACTGCTGTTGTCACAGCCCTATTAGTTATATTTATTACCAACTTCTTTTTATCTTGGGTAATGTTCCAAGGTCCCGGTAGTGGATTATCGCCAGGAAAGTGA
- the tnpA gene encoding IS200/IS605 family transposase, which yields MKKSSYEYRHYNHAVGLSVIHLVWIPKRRKKVLVGKIRDRIFEIFSALAIEKDWNIRALEVAPDHIHLFVEIHPTDAIFQVIKAFKGRSSNYLRKEFPELKKLPSLWTSSYFFSTAGNVAADTIERYINDPHHG from the coding sequence ATGAAAAAAAGTTCTTATGAATATCGGCATTATAATCACGCTGTCGGATTGAGCGTGATTCATTTAGTCTGGATACCTAAACGCCGAAAAAAAGTGCTTGTAGGGAAAATCAGGGATAGGATTTTTGAGATATTTTCGGCATTAGCTATTGAAAAAGATTGGAATATTCGGGCGTTAGAAGTTGCACCAGATCACATTCATTTATTCGTAGAGATTCATCCAACTGATGCAATATTTCAGGTAATTAAAGCATTTAAAGGACGCTCATCTAATTACCTAAGAAAAGAGTTCCCAGAATTAAAAAAGCTACCGTCACTTTGGACTAGCAGCTATTTCTTTTCAACTGCTGGAAACGTTGCTGCTGATACTATAGAAAGATATATTAATGACCCGCATCATGGTTGA
- the sppA gene encoding signal peptide peptidase SppA has translation MIWPFKPNFRKQIARIEVSGAIAGATRKHVLEALKTIEESKFPALLLRIDSPGGTVGDSQEIYSALKRLAKKIKIVASFGNISASGGVYIGMGAEHIMANPGTITGSIGVILRGNNLEVLLGKIGVSFKVIKSGPYKDILAFDRELTEPEQTILQDLIDCSYQQFVETVAQARSLTVEKVRSFADGRIFTGQQALELGVIDRLGTEEDARRWTAELVGLDPEKTLCYTLEEQKPFLSRVLPGSRQAKSVIGGGIDWLEFEMSTSGLPMWLYRP, from the coding sequence ATGATTTGGCCATTTAAGCCCAACTTTCGGAAACAAATTGCGCGGATTGAAGTTAGCGGTGCGATCGCTGGTGCAACCCGTAAGCACGTCCTAGAAGCATTGAAGACTATAGAGGAAAGTAAGTTTCCGGCTTTACTGCTACGCATTGATAGTCCTGGGGGTACAGTGGGTGATTCTCAAGAAATCTACAGCGCACTAAAGAGATTAGCCAAAAAAATCAAGATTGTTGCTAGTTTTGGGAATATTTCCGCTTCTGGAGGCGTTTATATTGGTATGGGTGCAGAACATATCATGGCGAATCCAGGCACGATTACGGGCAGTATTGGGGTAATTCTGCGGGGGAATAATTTAGAGGTGCTATTGGGAAAAATTGGTGTTTCCTTTAAGGTCATTAAGTCAGGACCGTACAAAGATATATTAGCTTTTGATCGGGAATTAACAGAACCGGAACAAACTATTCTGCAAGACTTGATTGATTGCAGCTATCAACAATTTGTGGAAACGGTAGCACAGGCTCGTTCATTAACCGTAGAGAAGGTAAGAAGTTTCGCTGACGGCCGAATTTTTACCGGACAGCAAGCCTTAGAGTTAGGTGTTATAGACCGCTTAGGAACAGAAGAGGATGCACGACGATGGACAGCGGAATTAGTAGGACTTGATCCTGAGAAAACTCTTTGCTATACGCTAGAAGAACAGAAACCATTTTTGAGTCGTGTTCTGCCGGGAAGTCGTCAAGCTAAATCGGTTATTGGTGGGGGGATTGATTGGCTAGAATTTGAAATGTCTACGAGTGGTTTACCCATGTGGTTATATCGTCCATAG
- a CDS encoding DevA family ABC transporter ATP-binding protein, whose translation MQYSHSANILQITNLNHYFGNSKLRTQTLFDINLTIKSGEIVIMTGPSGSGKTTLLTLIGGLRSVQEGSLKFSGQELLNASNEELVQIRRQIGYIFQAHNLLDFLTAMQNVQMSLELQSNISQWESYIQSEAILNAVKLGDRINYYPSDLSGGQKQRVAIARALVSHPKLVLADEPTAALDSKSGRDVVNLMQQLAKEQDCSILIVTHDNRILDIADRIINMEDGYLIQHEV comes from the coding sequence ATGCAATATTCACATTCTGCTAATATTTTACAAATCACAAATCTTAATCATTACTTTGGTAATAGTAAATTACGAACTCAAACTTTATTTGATATTAATTTGACGATCAAATCTGGAGAAATTGTCATTATGACTGGACCTTCTGGTTCAGGAAAAACTACTCTATTAACATTAATCGGTGGTTTGCGTTCTGTCCAAGAGGGAAGTTTAAAATTTAGTGGACAAGAATTATTAAATGCTAGTAATGAAGAATTAGTTCAAATACGTAGGCAAATTGGTTATATTTTTCAAGCTCATAATTTACTAGATTTCTTAACTGCTATGCAAAATGTACAAATGTCTTTAGAATTGCAATCTAATATTTCTCAATGGGAATCTTATATTCAGTCTGAAGCAATACTTAATGCTGTGAAATTGGGAGATAGAATTAATTATTATCCCTCTGATCTTTCTGGGGGACAGAAGCAACGAGTGGCGATCGCTCGCGCTTTAGTGAGTCATCCTAAGTTAGTATTGGCCGATGAACCTACGGCTGCTTTAGATAGTAAATCAGGACGAGATGTGGTTAATTTAATGCAGCAATTAGCAAAAGAACAAGATTGCTCAATTTTAATTGTTACCCATGATAACCGCATTTTAGATATTGCTGATAGAATTATCAACATGGAGGACGGTTATTTAATCCAACATGAAGTTTAG
- a CDS encoding SDR family NAD(P)-dependent oxidoreductase — MKHLQGKIALVTGATRGIGKGIAIGLGEAGATVYITGRTLEPNNDGLGGSLQETETAVIEAGGVCIPVQVDHSDDEQIRQLFARIEREQNGQLDILVNNVYAGVQAIREGFGKTFWELEPSFWDAANHVGLRSHYVASIYAARMMTKRKEGIIFTISSWGGMSYIFSVPYGVGKSACDRLAADMAKELKKYHVTSLAIYPGIVGTEQITSFAKEQSSEDGKSLSFGDSYNWETPLFTGRAIASLAADANIIKYTGKIQIVAEVAKRYGFVDENGNRPASLRSLRFILPRQIPFLRNYAGLIPDLTIPWLVILFFRDFQEINYPD; from the coding sequence ATTAAACATCTGCAAGGAAAAATAGCATTAGTCACAGGTGCTACTAGAGGAATTGGGAAAGGAATTGCAATTGGATTAGGTGAAGCTGGTGCTACAGTCTATATTACAGGACGCACTCTTGAACCTAATAATGACGGTCTTGGTGGGAGTTTACAGGAAACTGAAACCGCCGTTATAGAAGCTGGTGGGGTTTGTATTCCCGTGCAGGTTGATCATAGTGATGATGAGCAAATTCGCCAACTTTTTGCCCGGATTGAGAGAGAACAAAATGGTCAATTAGATATTTTAGTTAATAATGTTTATGCAGGAGTACAAGCTATTAGAGAGGGCTTTGGTAAAACTTTTTGGGAGTTAGAACCGAGTTTTTGGGATGCTGCGAATCATGTCGGTTTACGAAGTCATTATGTCGCTAGTATTTATGCTGCGAGGATGATGACAAAGCGGAAAGAGGGAATTATTTTTACTATTTCTTCTTGGGGCGGAATGTCTTATATTTTTAGTGTTCCCTATGGTGTAGGCAAAAGTGCCTGTGATAGATTAGCCGCAGATATGGCAAAAGAATTGAAAAAATATCATGTGACTTCTTTAGCTATTTATCCGGGGATTGTCGGTACAGAACAGATTACCAGTTTTGCTAAAGAACAGAGTTCAGAAGATGGTAAATCTCTATCATTTGGTGATAGTTATAATTGGGAAACACCCTTATTCACTGGGAGGGCGATCGCTAGTTTAGCTGCTGATGCTAATATTATCAAATATACAGGTAAAATCCAAATTGTCGCTGAAGTTGCCAAGAGATATGGATTTGTAGATGAAAATGGTAATCGTCCTGCGTCTTTACGTTCTTTGAGGTTTATTTTACCAAGGCAAATACCTTTTTTAAGAAATTATGCTGGGTTAATTCCTGATTTAACAATACCTTGGTTAGTGATTTTATTCTTTAGGGACTTCCAAGAAATAAATTATCCTGATTAA